The following proteins are co-located in the Flectobacillus major DSM 103 genome:
- a CDS encoding NADPH:quinone oxidoreductase family protein: MKALICQQYGLPDTLFLTEIPAPVVSKGRILIQVKSCGVNFPDTLIIQGKYQFKPELPFSPGGEVAGIVLEVGEGVENLKKGDKVFALTGWGGFAEIVEADAFKTVLMPEGMDFVTAASVMYTFGTSYHALKNRAQLKPNETLLVLGAGGGVGLAAVVLGKIMGANVIAAASTDEKLAVCKLAGANECINYATENLRERIHEITQGRGIDVVYDPVGGDFTEPAFRSIAWKGRYLVVGFAAGNIPQLPLNLALLKGASIVGVFWGAFAAKEVSESLTNFKEILDFIQKGLIKPHIHAQYSLENAHLALTEMMERKIIGKAVVVL; this comes from the coding sequence ATGAAAGCACTCATTTGCCAGCAATACGGCCTTCCCGATACCTTGTTTTTGACCGAAATACCCGCTCCTGTAGTATCGAAGGGTAGAATTTTGATACAGGTAAAATCCTGCGGAGTCAACTTTCCAGATACTCTGATTATCCAAGGGAAATACCAGTTTAAACCTGAATTGCCCTTTTCTCCAGGAGGCGAAGTAGCAGGAATAGTCTTAGAAGTAGGAGAAGGCGTTGAAAATCTGAAAAAAGGTGATAAGGTTTTTGCTTTGACAGGCTGGGGTGGCTTTGCCGAAATAGTAGAAGCAGATGCCTTCAAAACGGTGTTGATGCCTGAAGGAATGGATTTTGTAACAGCAGCTTCGGTTATGTACACCTTTGGCACGTCTTATCATGCCCTAAAAAATAGGGCTCAACTCAAGCCTAACGAAACACTACTGGTACTGGGAGCAGGTGGTGGTGTTGGGCTGGCAGCTGTTGTATTGGGCAAAATTATGGGAGCCAATGTAATTGCGGCGGCATCGACTGATGAAAAACTTGCAGTATGTAAGCTTGCTGGGGCAAACGAATGTATTAATTATGCTACCGAAAATCTAAGAGAACGTATCCATGAAATTACACAAGGAAGAGGCATAGATGTTGTATATGACCCCGTTGGTGGTGATTTTACAGAGCCAGCTTTTCGCTCTATTGCTTGGAAAGGCCGTTATTTGGTTGTTGGTTTTGCAGCAGGCAATATACCTCAGTTACCACTTAACTTAGCTTTATTGAAGGGGGCTTCTATTGTAGGTGTATTTTGGGGGGCATTTGCCGCCAAAGAAGTATCCGAAAGCCTAACAAACTTTAAGGAGATTCTAGATTTTATACAAAAAGGGCTTATCAAACCACATATTCATGCCCAGTATTCATTGGAAAATGCACACTTGGCATTAACAGAAATGATGGAACGAAAAATTATAGGAAAAGCTGTTGTTGTACTTTAG
- the yihA gene encoding ribosome biogenesis GTP-binding protein YihA/YsxC, which yields MKVTQATFLMSNSDYQKCPHPDKPEYAFIGRSNVGKSSLINSVVNRKDLAKTSQTPGKTQLINHFIINQNWYLVDLPGYGYAKVSKVERAKFEKMIHDYLTLRPNLICTFVLVDVRHEPQKIDIDFMERLGENGIPFYIIFTKADKLSKTAVDQNVAIYTQKMLEHWEEMPQYFITSSVSGTGRDEILSTIDSLNAGFKP from the coding sequence ATGAAAGTTACACAAGCAACATTTTTAATGAGCAACTCGGATTATCAAAAATGTCCGCATCCAGATAAACCAGAGTATGCTTTCATTGGCAGGTCGAATGTGGGCAAATCCTCATTAATTAACTCAGTTGTAAATAGAAAAGACTTAGCCAAAACTTCTCAAACACCTGGGAAGACCCAGCTAATCAATCATTTTATTATTAACCAAAACTGGTATTTGGTGGATTTACCAGGTTATGGCTACGCCAAAGTAAGCAAGGTTGAGCGTGCAAAGTTTGAGAAAATGATTCATGACTACCTTACTTTACGCCCCAACCTAATATGTACATTTGTACTGGTAGATGTACGTCATGAACCCCAAAAAATAGACATTGATTTTATGGAACGTTTGGGCGAAAATGGAATTCCTTTCTATATCATTTTTACTAAGGCCGATAAATTATCGAAAACCGCTGTTGACCAAAATGTGGCTATTTATACCCAAAAAATGCTAGAACACTGGGAGGAAATGCCACAATATTTTATTACCTCTTCCGTTAGTGGAACTGGTCGAGACGAAATCCTGAGTACCATCGATAGCTTAAATGCAGGATTTAAACCATAA
- a CDS encoding DUF5606 family protein encodes MELLKEVANISGKSGLYRILKPTRTGVIVEGLDAKKERSVVGANARVSVLKDISVYMADHQDSSVPLGDIFLSLKEKYNGIIDINTKTASDTELFDILASVAPNFDRERVYSSDVKKMLNWYNILIQFLPSVFETNTAVAAE; translated from the coding sequence ATGGAATTATTAAAAGAAGTAGCAAATATCTCGGGAAAAAGTGGTCTTTACAGAATTCTTAAACCTACTCGTACAGGCGTGATTGTGGAAGGACTAGATGCTAAAAAAGAACGTTCGGTTGTGGGGGCTAATGCTCGTGTTTCTGTGCTAAAAGATATTTCAGTATACATGGCCGATCACCAAGATAGCTCTGTGCCACTAGGTGATATATTCTTGAGTCTGAAAGAAAAATACAATGGTATTATTGATATCAATACCAAAACTGCTTCTGATACTGAGCTTTTCGACATTTTAGCATCGGTTGCTCCTAATTTTGACCGCGAGCGTGTGTATTCATCTGATGTCAAAAAAATGCTTAACTGGTATAATATCCTTATTCAGTTTTTGCCTTCGGTATTTGAAACTAATACGGCTGTAGCAGCAGAATAA